Proteins found in one Bordetella genomosp. 9 genomic segment:
- a CDS encoding LysR family transcriptional regulator, with product MDRFESLQLFTRIVESGSFSQAAASLDIPRATATHAIKALESRLGTRLLERTTRHVRPTLDGQAFYERCVSVLSELDDAEASLQHIASNPRGTLRVDMHGTHATQIVLPAIPEFRERYPGIDLVVSSGDRLVDLVREGVDCVIRAGTPRDSSLVARRLAALPQAICASPEYLARFGTPTHPDDLAQHQAVKFFSSSGASDYPLELIVDGKVQAYMLDGWMSVNDAENYYVCGLRGCGLIQIPRFHMEEALRDGRLVEVLADWRSPDMPLAAFYPHHRQLSPRVRVFIDWLTKLYETRFGPLP from the coding sequence GTGGACCGCTTCGAATCCCTGCAGCTCTTCACCCGCATCGTCGAGTCCGGCAGCTTCAGCCAGGCGGCGGCGTCCCTGGACATTCCCCGGGCGACCGCCACCCACGCCATCAAGGCCCTGGAGTCCCGCCTGGGCACGCGGCTGCTGGAGCGCACCACGCGCCACGTCCGTCCGACCCTGGACGGACAGGCTTTCTACGAACGCTGCGTGTCGGTGCTGAGCGAACTGGACGACGCCGAGGCGTCGCTGCAGCACATCGCCTCGAATCCTCGCGGGACCTTGCGGGTGGACATGCATGGCACGCACGCGACGCAGATCGTCCTTCCGGCCATTCCGGAGTTCCGCGAACGCTATCCCGGCATCGACCTGGTGGTCAGCAGCGGAGACCGCCTGGTCGACCTGGTCAGGGAAGGCGTGGACTGCGTGATCCGCGCGGGCACGCCGCGCGATTCATCCCTGGTGGCCAGGCGCCTGGCGGCGCTGCCCCAGGCGATCTGCGCCAGCCCGGAATACCTGGCGCGTTTCGGCACGCCCACGCACCCGGACGATCTGGCGCAACACCAGGCGGTCAAATTCTTCTCGAGCAGCGGTGCGTCGGACTACCCGCTGGAACTGATCGTCGACGGGAAAGTGCAGGCCTACATGCTGGACGGCTGGATGTCCGTCAATGACGCGGAAAACTATTACGTTTGCGGACTGCGCGGCTGCGGGCTGATCCAGATTCCGCGTTTCCACATGGAAGAAGCGCTGCGCGACGGCCGGCTCGTGGAGGTGCTGGCGGATTGGCGCAGCCCCGACATGCCGCTGGCGGCGTTCTATCCCCACCACCGGCAGCTGTCGCCGCGGGTGCGGGTGTTCATCGACTGGTTGACGAAACTGTACGAGACGCGCTTCGGGCCTTTGCCTTGA
- a CDS encoding SDR family oxidoreductase — MSTTQQKAAIVTGGSRGIGRAIAVRLAADGYAVAVNYAGNAAKAQETVAAIEAAGGKAVAIQGDVASPEDVAALFAQARQAFGRIDVVVNSAGIMPMAPIATGSLADFDKVIATNLRGAFLVLAEAAAQVGEGGRIIALSTSVIAKSFPAYGPYIASKAGVEGLVRVLANELRGRGITVNAVAPGPVGTELFLNGKSPEQIEHIANLAPLQRLGTPEDIAGAVSFLAGPDGGWVNAQVLRANGGFA; from the coding sequence ATGAGCACAACCCAGCAGAAAGCGGCCATCGTCACCGGTGGCTCACGCGGTATCGGCCGCGCCATCGCCGTCCGGTTGGCGGCGGATGGCTACGCGGTTGCGGTGAACTACGCCGGCAATGCAGCCAAGGCCCAGGAAACGGTGGCGGCGATCGAGGCGGCCGGCGGCAAGGCCGTCGCCATACAGGGCGACGTCGCCAGCCCCGAGGACGTGGCCGCGCTGTTCGCGCAGGCCCGGCAGGCATTTGGCCGCATCGACGTGGTGGTCAATAGCGCCGGCATCATGCCGATGGCGCCGATCGCGACCGGCAGCCTGGCCGACTTCGACAAGGTGATCGCGACGAATCTGCGCGGCGCCTTCCTGGTCCTGGCGGAAGCCGCCGCGCAGGTGGGCGAAGGTGGACGCATCATCGCCTTGTCCACCAGCGTCATCGCCAAGTCCTTCCCCGCCTATGGCCCGTACATCGCGTCCAAGGCCGGCGTGGAAGGACTGGTGCGCGTGCTGGCCAACGAACTGCGCGGCCGCGGCATCACGGTCAATGCCGTCGCCCCCGGTCCGGTCGGCACCGAGCTGTTCCTGAACGGCAAGTCGCCGGAACAGATCGAGCACATCGCCAACCTGGCCCCGCTGCAACGCCTGGGCACCCCGGAAGACATCGCCGGCGCGGTGTCGTTCCTGGCGGGGCCGGACGGCGGCTGGGTCAACGCCCAGGTCCTGCGCGCCAACGGCGGCTTTGCCTGA